The Benincasa hispida cultivar B227 chromosome 9, ASM972705v1, whole genome shotgun sequence genome has a segment encoding these proteins:
- the LOC120085340 gene encoding serine/threonine-protein kinase SRK2G-like isoform X1, translated as MEKYETIMDLGSGSFGVAKLCRNKQTKELVAIKFIERGPKVDENVEREIMNHRSLRHPNVIRFKEVILTPTHLGMVMEYASGGELFEIICNGGRFSEDEARYFFQQLISGVSYFHSLEICHRDLKLDNILLNGNPAPRLKICDFGYSKSSQLYSKPNITVDFTAYAAPEDLAKEQYDGKLYPLHSTPDTNVGSPTYAAPEVLVEGRYDGKIADVWSCGVTLYIMLVGAYPFEDPNEPKNFQKTIARIMAVQYQIPDYVQISQDCRHLLSCIFVRNPSRRISLKEIKNHPWFLKNLPRELQESSQRIYYQKNHPTFSYQSVEEIMKNLEEAKNPPPSSTRMIDFGGGPEEDDEEEEEDEESEQDEEEEDEDEESEQXEEEEDADEEDEDEDEDKENAKVKEDEDEEDEEVKDDDEDDNFI; from the exons ATGGAGAAGTACGAAACTATTATGGATTTGGGTTCAGGAAGTTTTGGTGTTGCTAAACTTTGTAGGAACAAACAAACCAAGGAGCTTGTGGCCATAAAGTTCATTGAACGGGGTCCTAAG GTCGATGAGAACGTGGAAAGAGAGATTATGAACCATCGATCGCTTCGACATCCAAATGTCATTCGTTTCAAGGAG GTTATTTTAACTCCAACCCATTTGGGTATGGTGATGGAATATGCCTCTGGGGGAGAACTTTTCGAAATAATTTGTAATGGGGGTCGTTTTTCAGAAGATGAG GCAAGATATTTCTTCCAGCAATTGATTTCTGGAGTTAGTTATTTTCATTCATTG GAAATATGTCATAGAGATTTGAAGCTAGACAATATTCTTTTAAATGGAAACCCAGCCCCGCGCTTGAAGATCTGTGATTTCGGCTACTCCAAG TCATCTCAGTTGTATTCAAAACCAAATATAACTGTTGATTTTACGGCATACGCAGCACCAGAAGATCTAGCGAAAGAACAATATGATGGAAAG TTATACCCGTTGCATTCAACACCAGATACAAACGTTGGTTCTCCAACATACGCAGCACCAGAGGTTCTAGTAGAAGGACGGTATGATGGAAAG ATTGCAGACGTGTGGTCGTGTGGAGTTACTCTCTATATTATGTTGGTTGGTGCATATCCTTTCGAAGACCCGAACGAACCTAAAAACTTCCAGAAAACTATTGCG CGAATAATGGCTGTACAGTACCAAATACCAGACTATGTTCAAATATCTCAAGATTGTCGACACCTACTCTCTTGCATCTTTGTCCGTAATCCCTCGAGG AGAATATCGTTGAAAGAGATCAAGAATCACCCATGGTTCTTAAAGAACTTGCCAAGAGAACTACAAGAATCATCCCAAAGAATATATTATCAGAAGAATCATCCAACCTTCTCTTATCAAAGTGTGGAAGAAATCATGAAAAACCTGGAGGAGGCAAAAAACCCACCCCCATCATCTACAAGAATGATCGACTTTGGAGGGGGACCTGAAGAAGATGACGAGGAagaggaggaagatgaagaatcagagcaagatgaagaagaggaagatgaagatgaagaatcaGAGCAANatgaagaagaggaagatgcagatgaggaagatgaagatgaagatgaagataagGAAAATGCAAAAGTGAAGgaagatgaagatgaggaagatgaagaagtgAAGGACGATGACGAAGATGACAATTTTATATAG
- the LOC120085340 gene encoding serine/threonine-protein kinase SRK2G-like isoform X2: MEKYETIMDLGSGSFGVAKLCRNKQTKELVAIKFIERGPKVDENVEREIMNHRSLRHPNVIRFKEVILTPTHLGMVMEYASGGELFEIICNGGRFSEDEARYFFQQLISGVSYFHSLEICHRDLKLDNILLNGNPAPRLKICDFGYSKSSQLYSKPNITVDFTAYAAPEDLAKEQYDGKIADVWSCGVTLYIMLVGAYPFEDPNEPKNFQKTIARIMAVQYQIPDYVQISQDCRHLLSCIFVRNPSRRISLKEIKNHPWFLKNLPRELQESSQRIYYQKNHPTFSYQSVEEIMKNLEEAKNPPPSSTRMIDFGGGPEEDDEEEEEDEESEQDEEEEDEDEESEQXEEEEDADEEDEDEDEDKENAKVKEDEDEEDEEVKDDDEDDNFI; this comes from the exons ATGGAGAAGTACGAAACTATTATGGATTTGGGTTCAGGAAGTTTTGGTGTTGCTAAACTTTGTAGGAACAAACAAACCAAGGAGCTTGTGGCCATAAAGTTCATTGAACGGGGTCCTAAG GTCGATGAGAACGTGGAAAGAGAGATTATGAACCATCGATCGCTTCGACATCCAAATGTCATTCGTTTCAAGGAG GTTATTTTAACTCCAACCCATTTGGGTATGGTGATGGAATATGCCTCTGGGGGAGAACTTTTCGAAATAATTTGTAATGGGGGTCGTTTTTCAGAAGATGAG GCAAGATATTTCTTCCAGCAATTGATTTCTGGAGTTAGTTATTTTCATTCATTG GAAATATGTCATAGAGATTTGAAGCTAGACAATATTCTTTTAAATGGAAACCCAGCCCCGCGCTTGAAGATCTGTGATTTCGGCTACTCCAAG TCATCTCAGTTGTATTCAAAACCAAATATAACTGTTGATTTTACGGCATACGCAGCACCAGAAGATCTAGCGAAAGAACAATATGATGGAAAG ATTGCAGACGTGTGGTCGTGTGGAGTTACTCTCTATATTATGTTGGTTGGTGCATATCCTTTCGAAGACCCGAACGAACCTAAAAACTTCCAGAAAACTATTGCG CGAATAATGGCTGTACAGTACCAAATACCAGACTATGTTCAAATATCTCAAGATTGTCGACACCTACTCTCTTGCATCTTTGTCCGTAATCCCTCGAGG AGAATATCGTTGAAAGAGATCAAGAATCACCCATGGTTCTTAAAGAACTTGCCAAGAGAACTACAAGAATCATCCCAAAGAATATATTATCAGAAGAATCATCCAACCTTCTCTTATCAAAGTGTGGAAGAAATCATGAAAAACCTGGAGGAGGCAAAAAACCCACCCCCATCATCTACAAGAATGATCGACTTTGGAGGGGGACCTGAAGAAGATGACGAGGAagaggaggaagatgaagaatcagagcaagatgaagaagaggaagatgaagatgaagaatcaGAGCAANatgaagaagaggaagatgcagatgaggaagatgaagatgaagatgaagataagGAAAATGCAAAAGTGAAGgaagatgaagatgaggaagatgaagaagtgAAGGACGATGACGAAGATGACAATTTTATATAG